One Lucilia cuprina isolate Lc7/37 chromosome 4, ASM2204524v1, whole genome shotgun sequence DNA segment encodes these proteins:
- the LOC111687150 gene encoding uncharacterized protein LOC111687150, with amino-acid sequence MSDFQTKQDYARQLRYARSKFRRINSLDLIPENPSQEESDDEDLYTPTISRSNTGINKELLNKANLPPQPFGKRVRGILLFWPNLLVNLIVLLLRYLLYIPLSIAAPSFWLSALLWIFWKLLRIPVELFKWIFSTEAASNPELGSQNKRTILISCGSTIQTLHLARNFYSSGARVVVFEFDGLFGLARFSTAVDKFYAVPKPNPHNVDNYITALCHIVRKEKPSVYIPVCATSPAYYDAVAKPHLELLGCATFMTGVQETLILDDCLQFYQRCAAQNIELPPYVALSSARELWELYEQGFIRQFRNILVAVGMQGILERFKYMLPRQRRDLRFSHEISERQQWLVVRDVPGEQYVTCTTVKNSQVVANVTCRVEQDTKNLVPVTSSVVTTASDASLIDNWLKTFFAKVRFQRPINCHISFRLIKCQATGQFLPLGIRLGVSLPYICYNRSHAQILCRTMKCVHMLPLSLVASNEEDTSLASLTAQWCSLEATSASAALDKREALFTYWDPLPYCAYYHFQLPLESVKTFLQKRRHKTKAKTPRLTIPPVH; translated from the coding sequence atgtcGGACTTTCAAACAAAACAAGATTATGCACGTCAATTACGATATGCTCGCTCAAAATTTCGACGCATCAACTCTTTGGACCTAATACCAGAAAATCCCAGCCAAGAGGAATCAGATGATGAGGATTTATATACACCTACCATAAGCCGTTCGAATACGGGTATAAATAAGGAACTACTTAATAAGGCAAATTTGCCCCCCCAACCATTTGGCAAACGCGTACGTGGAATTTTGCTATTCTGGCCCAATCTCTTAGTGAATCTTATTGTTTTGCTACTACGTTATTTGCTATATATACCACTTTCGATTGCAGCCCCTAGTTTTTGGCTGTCGGCTTTGTTATGGATTTTCTGGAAACTTTTACGTATACCGGTTGAGCTATTTAAATGGATATTTAGTACGGAGGCAGCTTCTAATCCAGAGTTGGGTTCACAAAACAAACGCACTATACTCATAAGTTGTGGAAGTACTATACAGACTTTACATTTGGCCCGTAATTTTTATTCTTCGGGAGCaagagttgttgtttttgaatttgATGGTTTATTTGGTTTAGCACGTTTTTCAACGGCTGTGGATAAGTTTTATGCTGTACCCAAACCAAATCCACACAATGTGGACAATTATATAACTGCCCTTTGTCATATTGTGCGCAAGGAGAAACCCTCGGTTTATATACCGGTCTGTGCCACCAGCCCGGCCTATTATGATGCTGTAGCTAAGCCTCATTTGGAATTATTGGGTTGTGCTACATTCATGACTGGAGTACAGGAAACTTTAATACTAGACGACTGCCTGCAATTCTATCAACGTTGCGCAGCGCAAAATATTGAACTACCGCCCTATGTGGCCCTATCCTCGGCCCGTGAATTATGGGAATTGTATGAACAGGGTTTTATACGCCAATTTCGTAATATTTTGGTGGCAGTGGGCATGCAAGGAATACTGGAACGTTTTAAATACATGTTGCCTCGTCAAAGACGCGATTTACGTTTCTCTCATGAAATCAGTGAACGTCAACAATGGCTGGTGGTAAGAGATGTGCCCGGAGAACAATATGTTACTTGTACTACTGTTAAAAACTCGCAAGTTGTAGCAAATGTTACATGTCGTGTGGAACAGGATACAAAGAATCTTGTACCCGTTACTTCATCAGTAGTCACCACTGCCAGTGATGCCTCCCTTATAGACAACTGGCTTAAGACTTTCTTTGCCAAGGTACGTTTCCAGCGTCCCATCAACTGCCATATAAGTTTTCGTTTAATTAAATGTCAAGCCACTGGACAATTTCTACCATTGGGCATACGTTTGGGTGTTTCTTTGCCCTATATCTGCTACAATCGTTCACATGCTCAGATTTTATGTCGTACTATGAAATGCGTACACATGTTACCCCTAAGTCTGGTGGCATCCAATGAGGAAGACACTTCGCTGGCATCTTTGACAGCCCAATGGTGTTCTCTGGAGGCCACAAGTGCTAGTGCTGCTTTGGATAAACGAGAAGCCTTATTTACCTATTGGGATCCTTTGCCCTATTGCGCCTATTATCATTTCCAATTACCTTTGGAATCAGTAAAAACATTCCTACAAAAAAGAAGACACAAAACGAAAGCCAAAACACCACGTCTTACCATACCCCCGGTACACTGA